AGGGGCTATCCGCGCTGCTTAATACCTTAAATATAGCTTCTTTTTGTTTAGTTTTACGTACCATCGATGCACTCACTATGTTTTGGCTTTTCTTTTAAGTCAAGAAAGGATGGACTAAAACAGCTTGTTCAAAAAATCTAACTGATTACCCAGTTGACGGGAATTTGTTCCTTAATCCCCTCTGCATTATCATAATAAACCTTGCCATGTTGCATTCCATATTCATGAATGAGCTTAGTAATTTTTACATCATAGCAACAATATTCAGCAATATCCAACAGTTTTCCCTCTTTCCACCATTGTAAGGCTTGCAAACCATGTCCCGTTTTACCTATGCCTAATGTAGCTTTGGCCAGTTGATCAAGTTTTATGCGTCTAGAAATCTTTTTTTCGATATCTATGAGCAGATCCAAACAGGGAATGTCTGAAAGATTAAACACAGAGTAAGATTCAAGAACAGGGATATCAAATCCAACTATATTATAACCCACAATGCAATCGGATTGACGAAGCATCCTTAGAAGTTGATCCACTTCTTGTTCACTAAATATGAAATATTTGTTGTAAAAACTACTATAGATGACCCCTATAGATAGTCTCATCAGATGTTTTTTATGCCAGCCTCCTACTTCAAATGAGCTTTTTTGGGTTTCGATATCTAAATAAACGATATTTTTTGAAGAAGCATTCACAAGCCCTAGAGAATAACCAAAAACAATTCAATTATTGTTCTAGAATAGAAAAATATTCAAGAATAAGGAAATGATTAAACATTAAAAGCTATCTTTCATTGAATAGGAAAATCAACTGTTTTCCATCTTGAAGAAGCTTCTTTTTCTCTGGCTTTTATCGCTGAATAGATGATAGCTTGTTCTCCATATTTTATCCATGGACCAGGAGGGACAACACAATCATCAACTATTCTCCAATCGGTCAAGTCCATTCCTGTCAACCCTAAATAGTCTCTGACCGCTGGAGACACATCCAGACCCGCTTGATTATAGTCATGCGGTCTGTCAGGTCCAAAAACATAAGAAGCATGGTCACTTCTTAATGGACCTACATCTTCCCACTGGGCAAAAGCGACTTTACCCCTTCTGCTTCGTATCTCTACCCATTTCCCCTTGCATTGAGAGACAAATCGATTGGCAGCCGAGGGGACCTTATACCAGGGGACCCATTTTCGGGCTAAATCGGGATAAGCGACATCGTTAAAGGGAAGAGCAACATAAAATGGATTTAGAGTTGCTGCAAACCGCCGAGGAAGAAATCCAATCCTTTTGATGGGGTCATCTGCTCCCCCATAATTTTTTGCCCAATGCACATCCCATGCACTTGCCACTCCATTTGCAGCGCTAATTGCGGTGCGTCCTTCACCGATCCAAAAAACAGTGGTAACAATATTTCTGTGCCAAGGATAGGCATGATCACGATTTTCTGTTTTAAGATAGTCTTTATAAGAATAACTGAAAAGAGGTGAAGAAATAAACAGCATGAATATGAAGAAAAGATACTTTGTTTTACAATCCTTTAGCCTTCCTCTCCAATTCATGATCACCTCCTTCTGGATTAGTTTTGCTGTTTCGAGATAATGTTTGTAAAAATTTTACGAAGAACTGTCAATAATTATTTCTCTATAGGAAATAATTTCTTTTTATTCCTAATACCCTATTCAATACATTGTTTACTCTTTTGTCTTGTTGAAAAAAGTGGATTACTCTCCAAGGCCGCAGAATATCTTGAGTGTTTGAAATCGGCTATTTGCTTGACAGATATTCTAGCTGCACCTATCTTTTGCAATATTTGATTAAAGGCGATTTTTGTCTATACAATACTAATTTGGTGAGAGATAAGATAAAACTATCTTTAGAAAAATGTTGAAAAATTAACTTTAACAAACTAAAAACATGGTTGAACTAGAAGATCTTATAAAATCTGGTACCCATTTCGGGCATAAAAAGGATCGGTGGAATCCCAAGATGGCGCCCTTCCTTCTTGGTCTTAAAGGAGGAATTCATTTAATCGATCCCAAAAAAACGTTGGATTATTTAAAGAATGCTTGTGATTTTCTTCGAAAAGTATCCTTTGAAGGAGGAAAAGTTCTCTTTGTTGGTTGTAAACGGCAAGCACAGAAGGTTGTTGAAGAAGTGGCTCGTAAAAGCGGGTCATTTTACGTAAATTACCGGTGGCTTGGAGGAACGTTAACGAATCTAGTGACTATACGAAAGTCTATCAGTCGAATGAAGTGGATAGATCAACTCGAAGAAAATGGAACAATGGAGAAGCTGCCCAAAAAAGAAGTATCCAAACTGAGAAGAGAAAATATGAAGCTTCACAGAGGTCTTGATGGGATAAAGGATATGGAAAGACTCCCATCGGCAATAGTCATCATTGATGTTGTCAGAGAAGAAATAGCGGTATCTGAGGCAAAAAGGCTTGCTATACCCATAGTGGCTCTAGTGGATACCAATGGCAATCCGGAAAATATCGACTATCCTATTCCTGCGAATGATGATTCCATGAGATCTATAAAAACAATTCTTGAAGAAATCAATGCGGCGATAATAGAAGGGAAAAAAGAAGCGGGCTTGTCTTTACCCGAAGAGAGTGCTGAAAAGGCGGCTTTTTCTTCAAATTGACTTTCATGATTCATTAGAAAAAAATATCAGATTTTAGCTGGGGACTTTATTCTTCTCTATTCACCGTACCTAGATATTTAAGAAAATAGTAAGGAGGAAAAGAGTGAATTCTATATCTGCCAATCTAGTCAAGGAACTAAGGGAAAAAACAGGAGCGGGGATAATGGATTGTAAAAAAGCATTAGAAGCTGCGGGAGGCAATATAGATGAAGCTGAAAAATGGTTGAGGCAACAGGGGATGGTAAAAGCCCAGAAGAAATCCGATAGGCTCACTCCCGAAGGAGTAATCGCTTCTTATATTCATGCGGGAGATAAAATTGGAGTTCTCGTAGAAGTGAATTGTGAAACTGACTTTGTTGCGAGAACGCCTACATTCAAAGAGTTTGTAAAAGAAATAGCTATTCAAATTGCAGCGGCTAGCCCTAAGTATGTTGCCAAAGAGGATATCCCTAAAGAAATCTTTGAGTCGGAAAGACAAAAAATTATTGAAACCTTAAAGGGACAAAACAAAGAAGATCCGGATAAAATAGTTCAGGAAAAACTTGAAAAATTTATTGTTGATAATTGTCTGCTTGAACAACCCTTTGTAAAAGATCAGAGCATAACGATCCGTGATCTGATCTGTCAACGCATAGCTCAAATTGGCGAAAATATTGTTATCCGTCGGTTCGTGAGGTATCAACTAGGAGAAGAGATCGAAAAGTAAAAAAGAGATCTTTTCATTTATTCTCTAATGCATTCGATTGTTTTGGCTTTCTTTTGCAAAAAATAAATTTTTGAATCTTGATTTTTATATTTTCGTTCTTTAGGATTAATTCTTACTATTAAAAATAGTTTCTATTGGTTTGTCTTTTTTCATAAGTTTCGTACCCAGGACAATGTTCAATAAAATCTTAATTGCTAATCGTGGTGAAATAGCCCTGAGGATAATTCGGGCTTGTCGTGAGCTGGGTATTAAAACTCTTGCTGTCTATTCAGATGTTGATGAAAGATCTCTTCATGTTCAGCTTGCTGACGAAGCCATATGTATCGGGTCAGGGCCTTCTACAGAAAGTTATTTGCGGATGGATAGGATTATCAGTGCCGCCGAAATCGGAGATGTTGATGCCATTCATCCCGGGTATGGTTTTTTAGCCGAAAATCCTCATTTTGCCGAAATCTGTGCAAATTGTAATATTAAGTTTATTGGTCCTAAAGCGGCGACCCTAAAAAAAATGGGCGATAAAGCTATGGCCCGTTTCCATGCTCGCAAGGCAGGTGTACCTGTGGTTCCTGGCAGTGATGGGATTGTTGAATCAGAGAAGGAAGCTTTGAGGATTAGTCATCAGATAGGCTATCCTGTTGTGATTAAGGCGGTAGCGGGAGGAGGGGGTAGGGGAATGAGAATTGCTCATAATGATGTGAGCTTGGTCCAGGGATTTGTGGCGGCTAGGCTAGAAGCCGAGAAAGCCTTTGGAGATGGCAGTATATACATAGAAAAACTGATTGAAGATCCACGCCATGTGGAATTTCAGATTATTGCCGATACAAAGGGTAAAATCTTTCATGTAGGGGAAAGAGATTGTTCTATCCAACGAAGAAACCAAAAACTTATTGAAGAGTCTCCTTCACCCATTGTGGATCCCATTTTGAGGAAAAAAATGGGCAAGACAAGCATTCGGCTTGCAGAATCTATCGATTATGAGGGGGTTGGAACAATTGAATATCTCGTTGATAGATCCGGGAATTTTTATTTCATCGAGATGAACTGCAGGATTCAAGTCGAACATCCTGTAACCGAAGAAGTCTATGGTATCGATCTTGTCAAAGAACAGATCCTGATTGCCGCGGGGTATCCTTTAGGAAAAGAATGGGAAGAACTCGAACCCAAGAAACATGCTATCGAGTTTCGAATTAATGCCGAAGATGGGCTCCAAGGTTTTCGTCCTTGCGCAGGGAAAGTTGATTTTCTCCATTTTCCAGGAGGACCAGGGATACGAATCGACTCGCATCTTTATCAAGGAATAGAAATTTCACATTATTATGACTCTTTACTTGTAAAGCTAATTGCAACTGGAAATTCCAGAGAAGAAGCGATCATTCGAATGAGAAGGGCATTGGATGAAATCATGATTGAAGGCATAAAAACAACTATCCCGATTGGAAAATCGGTTTTCCAAAACTCCGATTTTAAGCGAGGGGAATATACGACTAATCTCATCAATAAGATTCTTGCAGCAAAAAAGTCTCTTGATGAAATTTGAAGAAGGATAATGAAACAGGGTGCCCTTTGGAAAAGATATCTTTTAAGCCAAGCTCGATTTTATGGAATTTTAGATCTCAGTTATGTCGATCCCTTGCATGCAGTAAACTTTGTACAAAAACTTGTTGAAGGGAAAGTCGATATCTTGCAGCTACGGGCAAAGACATTTAATAAAAAAGAACTATTAAAATTATCCCTTGAAATAAAACCTCTTTTGGCTGAAAAGGATATCCTTTTTATTATCAATGATCATCCCGATGTTGCCTTGGAAAGTAGAGCAGACGGTGTTCATTTAGGCCAAGAGGATATGCCGGTCCCTGAAGCAAGAACCCTGTTAGGCGATGATTTTTTAATTGGGAAATCTACCCATTCAGTTGAACAGGCAGAACAAGCTGCATCTGAGCAAACTGATTATATCGCTTTTGGTCCGATTTTCAAAACCCCTACTAAACCGGATTATTCTCCTGTGGGGTTGACATTTATCCCCTTGGTTAGAGAAAGAATTAAAAAACCGGTTTTTTTTATTGGAGGAATAAATAAAGAAAACATTTCAGAGGTGCTTTCTGCTGGGGCAGATAGGGTAGTTATGGTTTCTGCGTTATTAAAAGCAGCAGATATTCCAGCTTTCTGCCAGCAAATAAGAAACCTACTTTCTATAAAAGGTCTATGGGTATAGTTGTCTAGAAAAGTCGATAATGAAAGCAATTGTTGTATCCCAATTTGGAGCTCCCGAGGTTCTTGAGTACAAAGAAATCCCTCAACCAACCGTGCAAAAGGACTCGGTTTTAATAAGGGTCAAAGCTGCTGGCGTAAACCCAGTAGATACTTACATAAGGGCAGGGAGTTTTGGTTATCAAAATAACCTTCCTTTTATTCCAGGGATTGATGGAGCTGGGGTGGTTGAAGAGGTTGGAGAAGAAGTAACGAAATGTTATAAAGGGCAGAGAGTGTTTTTTCAGGGGGTTATGGGCAGTTATGCTGAATACATTGTCTGTCCCGAAAGTCATGTATTTGAACTTCCACAACATATCACTTTTGCTCAAGGTGCAGCAATCGGTAGTCCTTATGCAACTGCCTATCATGCTCTGTTTCAACTTGCAGCTGCTCAGGCTGGGCAATCTGTACTTGTCCATGGTGCAAGTGGGGGAGTGGGTATCGCTGCATTGCAATGGGCCAAAAGTTATGGACTCAATGTATTAGCAACAGCAGGATCTCCAAAAGGTAGGGAAATAATCATGAATATGGGGATCAAGGAGGTGTTTAACCATAACGAAGAAGGATATGTAGAACAGATTTTGTCATATACAAAAAATCAAGGATTAGAAATCATTCTTGAAATGCTTGCCAATAAAAACCTAGGAAAAGATCTTTCTTTAGTGGCTCGTTATGGAAAAATTGTTATTATTGGAAGCCGAGGTAGTATTGAAATTAATCCAAGAAATATTTTAAGAAAAGAAGCAAAACTAATAGGGGTTAACCTTTTTCTTGCCACTGCAGATCAAAGAAAATCGATTTTTTCAGCGATAGAAGCAGGATTAAAGAGTGGAATATTACTCCCTATTATTCGAACTGAAATCCCTTTAGAAAAAGCTTCTTTAGCTCATGAATTAATTATGCAGCCAGGAGCAGCGGGCAAGATTGTCCTGATTATGTAAATAATCCCTATCCTTTTATTTTCCCTATCTCCTTATAAATTTTCCATTTTCTTTGAATCATAGCCCTGCAGAAACTTAAATATTTTCATAGTGTAAAAAAAGCAAAAAAAAAGGGCTTCCCAAAGGAAGCCCTTAACATCGATTCAAATTTTACCAAAACACATACTTTGCACCTAATACTCCGATGTAATTAAGCATCTGCCCAAAGTGCATAGACTCGTTCCCCAATGCTGTTCCATAGCTAAGAATCGGGTTGTTCATGTAAAGAAACTTAAATTCAACAAACACACTCAATTCTTTTGTTAAATAATACTCAGAACCAGCAATAGGAGTGAATACAAAACCTCCATCAGTTGTACTTGCCCCATTAACGATACCACGGCCAGCTACACTTTGGCTGATATTACTAGCCGATAAATAATAACCACCAACACCCATACCGATATAAGGAACTAATTTCCAGGGTGTTACGAGTTTTAACAACCCATTGATGGTCATTATCCCCATGTTTAATTGCATTCCCGTACTGGTCGAGGATGCGGCAATGGATGTTGGGCCTGTTGCTGCACCTGTAAATCCAGATCCAGATTGAGAATTGCCGATATAAAATCCATCAAATTCAGCTGCCGGCATAAGGTACCAGCCTTTTCCAGCAAGATTATCTCCCAGTTCCCATCCTTTCCATTGATATCCAACTTTAACACCACCAACCCATTGCCAGTTTCCTCCCATTTGTCCATTTCCAAATAGGCCAGAACTAAAATTAGAATTGTAGTTATTGGTATCCATGTATCCCGCACCCCCATAGAGACCTGCATATAGACCTTCCTTTGGCCTAAAAGCTTCTTCCTTGGATACCTCTTTCTGCTCCTTCATTTCTTTGCTGGCTTCTTTCATTTCCTTGTCACCACCGGAGCTAGAAAGGTCCCCCGATGCATTCGACGCTGAAACCGAATTGTCTCCCTCTTCGATTCCTGCCCAAACGGGTTGCATAGCCCCAAATGCTAATAAGCTAATTGCCGGTATCAAATAACGGAGAGTTTTCCTCCTCTTCATAGTTTATCCTCCTTCTTTTTCATAATTTGAATAACATTTTCAATCATGTTATTATCCTGATTTGTATGTTTTTTCAAAAATTAAAATAATTGTCAAACAAATTTCCAAAATATTTCATTAAAATTTAAATTTTTTTATCTCTTAAACTCAAAGCAAACACTTACTTACCCTATTTCTTATCCATTAATCAACATTTTTTTTCAAAAGTTTTTATTATTTTGTATTTTTTTGTGGGTTTATCATCCCGGATTTAGGCAATTCTTTAAGAACTTGTAAACATCTTTGACAAACATGAGGAAATTGAGGATCTTCGTTTGTTTGTGCAAAAAGGCTAATTTTCCAGCACCGGGGACATTTTTTGCCCGAAGCTTTTTCGACAATAATAGCTGTTTTATCCGAAGGGATAATTTCAAGCTGAGAAACCAAAAAGACTTCAGTTAAAAGGGCTATATCCTGCTCGTTAAAATCAGTTGTATGAAGAAGTAATTTGGCCTCGAGATTTTTCCCAATCAGTTTTTGTTGCCGTGCTTTTTCTAGCTCTCTATTGGCAAGATCTCTGAGATCTAATATTTTTTCCCAACGGTAAAGAATTTTATCAGCCTCTTTCTGCTCTCTTTCTTCAGGAAAAAGTTCCAAGTGAATAGAGCTAGTTTTTCCAAAAGATCGCCATGCTTCTTCAGCGGTAAAAGGAATGACTGGGGCAAGAAGTTTAACTAGGCTTTCAAAGGTTCTATGCAATACAGTCTGGGCGGATCTCCTTGAAAGCCAATTTTGCCCATCGCAATACAACCTATCTTTAAGCACATCGATGTAGAAACTGGACAACTCAACCGAACAAAAACGAACCAAAGCTTGGTATACCTGTGAAAATTCATAATTTTGGTAAAAAGATTTCGTTTTTTTGACCAAGTTTGTCAGGCAAAGATCGAAATACCTGTCAATTTCCAAAAGCTGTTCTTCTGGCACCGAATGTTCTCGGGGATTGAAATCAAATAGATTGCCTAGAAGGATCCTTAAACTATTCCTAATCAGTCTATATGAATCTGACAACCGAGAAAAAATTTCCTTAGAAAAGGGGACATCTTCAGCGTATTCTTCGCTAGCTACCCAAAGCCGTAAGAGATCGGCCCCATAAGTCTTGATCTGTTCAGACAAGTCCCTAGCCCCTGAGGATTTGGACAGTTTTTTCCCATCCAGATCAACCACAAAACCATGGGTAAGAACAGATTTATAGGGAGCTTTTCCTCTGGATGCCATACTTAAAAGAAGGGAAGATTGAAACCAACCCCGATGCTGATCGCTACCCTCAAGGTAGAGATCGGCAGGATATTCCCCTCTAGGTAACAGGACTGTATAATGGCTTGAACCTGAATCTATCCATACATCGAGTGTATCTAGTCCCTTTTCAAGCTCTTCAGAAGCAGCTACATCAAGGAGTTTTATAAGCTCTTTGCTATTGAGACGAAACCACAAGTCTGTTCCTTGCTCTTCTACCATATCTGCAAAGCGTCTTATGACTTTCGAATCGAGAAGAGCCTCTCCATTTTTTTTGTAAAAAACAGGAATAGGAACTCCCCATGACCTCTGGCGGGAAATACACCAATCCTTGCGACTTTCGACGGCCCCTTTTATACGGTTTTCGCCTCGAGGAGGAATCCACTTAATAGCTTCTATTTCCTTGAGTGTTTGAGATTTAAAGGCTTCGATAGCAATAAACCATTGAGGCACTGATCTGAAGATGATAGGGGTTTTAGAACGCCAGCAAAAAGGATAGTCATGAACATAAGGATATTTTGCCCATAAAAACCCCTTTTCTTCAAGCATGGTGCAAAGGATAGAATTAGCCTCAAATACGTTTAACCCCACAATCTTTTCTATACCACATTCCTTTGTAAATTTTCCTTCATCGTCTACGGGGGAATAAATATCTAGCCCATGAAGCATTCCTAATTGATAGTCTTCCATCCCGTGCCCTGGAGCAATATGGACAACTCCACTACCCGTTTCTCCACTGACAAAATCAGCTGTATACACCCTTCCTTGCCTTGGAAGAAGGGGATGGTTGTAATGAAATCCCTCAAGAGAATGACCACTGGGAAAAGATAAAATCGGGGTGGAGTGGGTAAAACCAGGAATTGACTCTACAAGATTACTGCTGATAATAAACAGTTTTTCTCCAACCTGCCTGAGTTCATAAGAGAGATTGGGACTTACTGCTAGGGCTAAATTGGCGGGCAGAGTCCAGGGGGTAGTTGTCCAAGCAAGAAACGCAGTTCCTGGAGGTAGCCCCGATTTTTTGCACTGATCATCAACTATTGGAAATTCTACATAAATGGCGAGGTCTTCCTTTTTTTGGTATTCAATTTCGGCTTCGGCAAGAGCTGTTCGGCATCCAATGCTCCAGAAAACGGGCCGTAGTCCACGGTAAACTAATTTCTTTTCAACAAGCTCAGCAAAAAGTCTCAACTCATCTGCTTCGTAACGAGGGTTCATGGTGATATAGGGATCATCCCATGCTCCTAACATTCCTAACCGTCTGAATTGTTCTTTTTGGATTTCAATCCAACGGCCGGCATATTCCTTGCATTTCTTTCGAAGAGTTAGAGGATCAGAAGCCAAAGAAGGGTTTTCACTCATCACCTTGTGCTCTATGGGCAGACCATGGCAATCCCAACCTGGTATGTAAGGGCATTGGAAACCAAACATATTTTTGGATTTAAGCACTATGTCCTTAAGTATCTTGTTGAGACCACTTCCCATATGAGCTGTCCCATTTGCAAAAGGGGGGCCGTCATGGAGGACAAACTTTGGGCAGTTTTTTCTTTTTTCTAAAAGGGTGCTGTATACCTTTTCTTTTTCCCAAACCTCAATCCAACGAGGCTCCCTTTGGGGAAGTTCAGCTTTCATTGGAAAATCTGTTTTAGGTAATAAAACAGTTAACCGGTAATCCATGGAAAACTCCCTTTGTCTAAATTACAATTCACGCTTTGAAATATCCTCTATTAAAAGGAGGGACTTAAATTTTTTAAAAATCGAATATCGTTTTCAGAAAATAACCTTAGGTCCGGCACCTTGTGAGCAACCATCAAATATCTTTCAATACCAAATCCAAAGGCGAATCCCGAATAGACTTCTGGATCGATCCCTACATTTAAAAATACCTTGGGATGTACCATACCACAACCACATAACTCCAACCATTTTGGATCTTTGCCTTCAGGAGGACGCACTGCTCCATCGACTTCAAAACTGGGTTCTGTAAATGGAAAATAATGGGGTCTAAATCTAAATTGAAGATGACTTCCTAAAAGTTCTCTAAAAAAATATTCCAAGGTTCCCTTGAGATCGGCAAGGCTTATGCCTTTATCGACAACCAAGCCTTCGAGTTGATAGAAAACAATGGAATGGGTAGCATCGATTTCATCTCTGCGATAACATCTTCCTGGAGCGATCATACGGATAGGGAGTTGTTTTTTCTTCATAATCCGAATTTGAACAGGTGAAGTTTGAGGACGAAGCAGTAATTTTCCTGTAGAGTTATCTTTTAAGACAACCTTTTGTTTAATATAAAAGGTATCCTGTTCATTTCGTGCAGGGTGCCCTAAGGGAATATTCAGGGCGTCAAAATTGTTATACTCGCTTTCTATCTCTGGACCTTCTTCAAGGGTAAAACCAATTCTTTTGAAAATTTCAAAAATTTTTTTTAACGCGATAGAAATAGGATGGAGGGTCCCAGATTGCATGGGTCTACCCGGAAGGGTAGGATCAAAAAAAGAAAACAAAGAATGACTAGGGGAAAAGGGAGTCGAGGATTTGGAAAGAATTTCCTTTTCTTTTTCTTGTAAACTATTCCATAGCTTGGACTTAAGTTCGTTTAATTTTTGACCCCATTCCGGCCTTCTTTCCTTGGGCAATTGGCCAATTTTTTCAAACAGAGAAGGAACAAGTCCTTTTCGACCAAAATATTTAATTCGTATGGACTCGATCCCTTCTTTTGTTGATAGCGTTTTAATTTCTTCTGAAAAAGTTTTTTCTATAATATCCAATTCTTCATGCATCGGTTTTTTTCCGTATTGTTGGTTTTCTTCTTTAAAAAAAATAAAAAAATCAAGAAATAGAATGGGAACTTGCTGCTTGGGAAGCATTCTTCTCGGTCTTGGGAACCGATCCTTTTTCTTTATCCAGAATTTCAGGAGCCTTGGGACTGATTACAAACATTGTCAATATACCTATGCATATCATCAAAGAGCCAATCCATTTTAAAGGCCATCCCGGATCAAAGAGAACTTGGAGAGTACTTTCATTGAGATCTTGGGGATTCCAAGAAGATTGAGAAAATTTATAATTACGTCCCAAAACCGATCTCCATAGCCCTCCTGGAAAGGAGGCGGGATAATTCATGTGGGCTTTAGCTATAATACTTTTCCCCGTATTGGGATCTTCAAACTTAAGTGTACTGATAAAATCCGATGGAGAATCAGATCCCTCTGTCCGGGGTACTTCAAATTTTTCAAGAGTTACTCTGAAGGGCAGTTTTATGGTTTTAAATCCAAAACTGATCTGAAGAGCAATGTTGTTGAGGACAAAACTTTGTGGGTATCCTGAAAGGATCCAAAGGGCTTGGGTTTTGTCTTTGGTTTTTTTGTCTTCTATCCAACAGTGTAGTCCTGGAGGCAGAATTTGTGCGATAAAAGCTTCGGAGGACTGTTTTTTTTGAATTTCTCTTGTAAGGGTTGCTTGAGGCTCGAATTTGAGCAATGTTGCTGTCCAGTCACCCCATCCTAAAGGAAGAGATTGATCGGCTCCCATCTGACCCTCTTGATAGACTTTGCCACTGCGAATCAGTTGGTAATTGATTATTCCATCTGGAGAGTCCCATAACCTAAAGACTAAATTTTTCCTTTGATCATTTTGCCAATAGACGTGTACAAGAATAGCTGGATTGAGAGGTTCTCCAGAGAGGGAAGTGGGTTTGCCCTCTTTGATAGAAAAATTTGGCCAATATTCAGCAACCTCCATTTTTGCCTCTCCAGGAAGATCGATTGTCTTGTGGATGACTTCATTCAAGGGCCAAGCTCTCTTTTCACCATCTTGGTTAATGAATACCACAAAAAGAGCCTTATTCGGAAGGGCAGGGTTATCCCACAAAAGAAAGTATCGATAATTTGAACTTACTCCTTCATGTGCGTGGACAACTGATTGA
The DNA window shown above is from Methylacidiphilum caldifontis and carries:
- the pheS gene encoding phenylalanine--tRNA ligase subunit alpha encodes the protein MHEELDIIEKTFSEEIKTLSTKEGIESIRIKYFGRKGLVPSLFEKIGQLPKERRPEWGQKLNELKSKLWNSLQEKEKEILSKSSTPFSPSHSLFSFFDPTLPGRPMQSGTLHPISIALKKIFEIFKRIGFTLEEGPEIESEYNNFDALNIPLGHPARNEQDTFYIKQKVVLKDNSTGKLLLRPQTSPVQIRIMKKKQLPIRMIAPGRCYRRDEIDATHSIVFYQLEGLVVDKGISLADLKGTLEYFFRELLGSHLQFRFRPHYFPFTEPSFEVDGAVRPPEGKDPKWLELCGCGMVHPKVFLNVGIDPEVYSGFAFGFGIERYLMVAHKVPDLRLFSENDIRFLKNLSPSF
- a CDS encoding cytochrome C biogenesis protein ResB gives rise to the protein MRLFSSLTETERKKLIEERKNSSLFWKIIHILGSLKLAILLLLSIALGCAIATILESKWDTQVAQFYIYKSPWFFGWLILLCINLFAVTLTRIPWKKRHIGFIVTHYGIIILLMGALIGLKKGFEGFITLEVGDPPKDKLTTKDTVVLVKNPILNEIEEFRFPAELWKPSKKAPRSLNIPGTGLKFCADDYANELFLSEYLTKDPNSGKPGVFIEMKSKRANQTFRYVLLKNDPSRWYEDFFGMARLEMKDPEASEETIFHESAVLFANAPDQSVVHAHEGVSSNYRYFLLWDNPALPNKALFVVFINQDGEKRAWPLNEVIHKTIDLPGEAKMEVAEYWPNFSIKEGKPTSLSGEPLNPAILVHVYWQNDQRKNLVFRLWDSPDGIINYQLIRSGKVYQEGQMGADQSLPLGWGDWTATLLKFEPQATLTREIQKKQSSEAFIAQILPPGLHCWIEDKKTKDKTQALWILSGYPQSFVLNNIALQISFGFKTIKLPFRVTLEKFEVPRTEGSDSPSDFISTLKFEDPNTGKSIIAKAHMNYPASFPGGLWRSVLGRNYKFSQSSWNPQDLNESTLQVLFDPGWPLKWIGSLMICIGILTMFVISPKAPEILDKEKGSVPKTEKNASQAASSHSIS